The following nucleotide sequence is from Agromyces sp. SYSU T00194.
AGACGCAGGTCGAGCCCATGGCGCACCTGACCTGCGTCGGCTCGTCGCACGCGGAGGCCAACCGCCTGGTGCGCGAGTTCCTCGACGCGGGCATCACGAGCTTCCTCGCCCTCCGCGGCGACCCGCCGGCCGGCGCGGCCGAGGGCGACGGGCTGGGCGACCTCGGGTCGTCGGCCGAGCTGGTGCAGCTCATCCACCGGGTGCAGGAGGAGCGGGAGCCGTTCGCGCAGCTCGGCGTGCCGGGTGCGCCGAAGGCGCGGCGCATCGAGGACCGCCCGCGGCCGGAGCGCGTCGCGGTCGCGACGTTCCCCACGGGGCATCCGCGCTCGGCCAACCGCCGGCAGGACGTCGACGCGCTGCTCGCGAAGGAGGTCGCGGGCGCGAACCTCGCGATCACGCAGCTGTTCTGGCACGCCGACGACTACCTCGGCTTCGTCGAGCTCGCCCGAGCCGGCGGCGTGACCATCCCGATCCTGCCCGGCATCATGCCCGTCGTCTCGCCGAAGCGGCTCGCGCGGCTGACCGAGCTCACGGGCGTGCCCGCGCCCGACGACCTCGCGATCGCGCTCGAGATCGAGCCCGACGAGGCCGCCCAGCGCGAGATCGGCATGCGCTTCGCCGCCGACCTCGCGCGCGGCGTCGTCGACGGCGGCGCCCCCGGACTCCACCTGTACACCTTCAACCACCACGAGGCGGTGCTCGGCGTGCTGGCCGAGCTCGACCTCTTCCCGCCCCGGGCCGCCCGGCCCACGTCCCTCACGGAGCACGCATGACCCGCACGACCTTCCCGACCGGCACGATCCTCGGCTACCCCCGCATCGGGCGCCGACGCGAACTCAAGCGCGCCGTCGAGTCCTTCTGGAGCGGCCGCATCGACGAGGCGGAGCTCGAGCGCACCGCCGCCGAGCTGCGCGCCGCGACCCGCGAGCGGCTGCAGGCGCTCGGCCTCGGCGCCGACGACTCGTCGATCCCCGAGTCGTTCTCGTACTACGACCAGGTGCTCGACGCCGCCGTCGCGGTGGGCGCGATCCCCGAGCGCTTCGCCGACCTGGTCGACGACTCCGGCCGCGTCGGCCTCGACGCCTACTTCACCATCGCGCGCGGCGAGGGCGAGAAGGCCCCCCTCGAGATGACGAAGTGGTTCGAC
It contains:
- a CDS encoding methylenetetrahydrofolate reductase, which produces MSETGRFRPHDDAAVRRVPVSFELFPPRSDAAAIALGRTIDRLAEADPAFISVTFGAGGSSRERSLTVLRYILEQTQVEPMAHLTCVGSSHAEANRLVREFLDAGITSFLALRGDPPAGAAEGDGLGDLGSSAELVQLIHRVQEEREPFAQLGVPGAPKARRIEDRPRPERVAVATFPTGHPRSANRRQDVDALLAKEVAGANLAITQLFWHADDYLGFVELARAGGVTIPILPGIMPVVSPKRLARLTELTGVPAPDDLAIALEIEPDEAAQREIGMRFAADLARGVVDGGAPGLHLYTFNHHEAVLGVLAELDLFPPRAARPTSLTEHA